From a single Nicotiana tomentosiformis chromosome 2, ASM39032v3, whole genome shotgun sequence genomic region:
- the LOC108949008 gene encoding uncharacterized protein isoform X1: MNSSANKGTQDVNAQNQEERRVETLDYQSSAGQMQEQRPVEVIHQPHISTPISNTSGGVLANAAASVASTLESAKKAISRK; encoded by the exons ATGAATTCATCAGCCAATAAG GGTACACAGGATGTGAATGCACAAAACCAAGAGGAAAGAAGGGTGGAGACTCTGGATTACCAGTCGTCGGCGGGGCAAATGCAAGAACAAAGGCCTGTAGAAGTAATTCACCAGCCACATATTAGCACCCCTATCTCAAACACTAGTGGTGGTGTATTAGCTAATGCTGCTGCATCTGTGGCATCCACCCTCGAATCTGCCAAGAAAGCTATTTCACGGAAATAA
- the LOC108949008 gene encoding uncharacterized protein isoform X2, with protein MNSSANKDVNAQNQEERRVETLDYQSSAGQMQEQRPVEVIHQPHISTPISNTSGGVLANAAASVASTLESAKKAISRK; from the exons ATGAATTCATCAGCCAATAAG GATGTGAATGCACAAAACCAAGAGGAAAGAAGGGTGGAGACTCTGGATTACCAGTCGTCGGCGGGGCAAATGCAAGAACAAAGGCCTGTAGAAGTAATTCACCAGCCACATATTAGCACCCCTATCTCAAACACTAGTGGTGGTGTATTAGCTAATGCTGCTGCATCTGTGGCATCCACCCTCGAATCTGCCAAGAAAGCTATTTCACGGAAATAA